The Neomonachus schauinslandi chromosome 4, ASM220157v2, whole genome shotgun sequence genome includes a region encoding these proteins:
- the TNFRSF14 gene encoding tumor necrosis factor receptor superfamily member 14 isoform X3, translating to MCSVGDSSGYRVKEACGELTGTLCVPCDPGTYTAHLNGLSECLQCRVCDPAMGLVTRQKCSRKENTVCVCDQGHFCISEDGDDCAECRPHTPCQPGQRVRARGTEWHDRMCEDCPPGTFSASGALEECQPWSTCSGPFQTQSDPGTSSSDVTCSSWGLYVFVSSLVIVGLCVLTILGMRMKKRQSPGKATAGEARSSGPSSPRHCDSVSVLQGDPPRRHYFTRSCGPHQMSPRWLWRRQRPCPPGGNDPLTDRWLQEADV from the exons ATGTGCAGTGTGGGCGACAGCTCAG GTTACCGGGTGAAGGAGGCCTGTGGGGAGCTGACTGGCACGCTGTGTGTTCCCTGTGACCCCGGGACCTACACAGCCCACCTCAATGGCCTGAGTGAGTGTCTGCAGTGCCGAGTGTGTGACCCAG CCATGGGCCTGGTGACCAGGCAGAAGTGCTCCCGAAAAGAGAACACTGTGTGCGTCTGTGACCAGGGCCACTTCTGCATCAGTGAGGATGGGGACGACTGTGCCGAGTGCCGTCCGCACACGCCCTGCCAACCTGGCCAGAGGGTGCGGGCCAGAG GCACCGAGTGGCATGACAGGATGTGTGAAGACTGCCCTCCCGGGACCTTCTCGGCCAGTGGGGCCCTGGAGGAGTGTCAGCCCTGGAGCAC GTGTAGTGGCCCTTTCCAGACACAATCCGACCCTGGGACCAGCAGCTCAGATGTCACATGTTCGTCCTGGGGCCTTTATGTTTTTGTGAGCAGTCTTGTCATAGTGGGGCTCTGTGTCCTCACAATCCTCGGGATGAGGATGAAAAAGAGACAGTCGCCTG GGAAAGCCACAGCGGGAGAAGCCAGGAGCTCGGGTCCCTCCAGCCCCCGTCACTGTGACAGTGTCTCTGTTTTGCAGGGGGACCCACCAAGGCGACATTATTTCACCAG GTCCTGCGGGCCCCACCAGATGTCACCACGGTGGCTATGGAGGAGACAGCGCCCGTGTCCCCCGGGAGGGAATGACCCGCTCACGGATCGATGGCTCCAGGAGGCAGATGTCTGA
- the TNFRSF14 gene encoding tumor necrosis factor receptor superfamily member 14 isoform X1: MEPLRGWEPPPWSLTPKADALSQALYLLLLGSLPCALAMAPCKEEEYPVGSECCPKCSPGYRVKEACGELTGTLCVPCDPGTYTAHLNGLSECLQCRVCDPAMGLVTRQKCSRKENTVCVCDQGHFCISEDGDDCAECRPHTPCQPGQRVRARGTEWHDRMCEDCPPGTFSASGALEECQPWSTCSGPFQTQSDPGTSSSDVTCSSWGLYVFVSSLVIVGLCVLTILGMRMKKRQSPGKATAGEARSSGPSSPRHCDSVSVLQGDPPRRHYFTRSCGPHQMSPRWLWRRQRPCPPGGNDPLTDRWLQEADV, encoded by the exons ATGGAGCCTCTTCGAGGCTGGGAGCCGCCCCCCTGGAGCCTGACACCCAAGGCTGATGCCCTGAGCCAG GCCCTGTACCTGCTCCTCCTGGGGTCCCTCCCCTGTGCCCTGGCCATGGCCCCGTGCAAAGAGGAAGAGTATCCAGTAGGGTCCGAATGCTGTCCCAAGTGCAGCCCAG GTTACCGGGTGAAGGAGGCCTGTGGGGAGCTGACTGGCACGCTGTGTGTTCCCTGTGACCCCGGGACCTACACAGCCCACCTCAATGGCCTGAGTGAGTGTCTGCAGTGCCGAGTGTGTGACCCAG CCATGGGCCTGGTGACCAGGCAGAAGTGCTCCCGAAAAGAGAACACTGTGTGCGTCTGTGACCAGGGCCACTTCTGCATCAGTGAGGATGGGGACGACTGTGCCGAGTGCCGTCCGCACACGCCCTGCCAACCTGGCCAGAGGGTGCGGGCCAGAG GCACCGAGTGGCATGACAGGATGTGTGAAGACTGCCCTCCCGGGACCTTCTCGGCCAGTGGGGCCCTGGAGGAGTGTCAGCCCTGGAGCAC GTGTAGTGGCCCTTTCCAGACACAATCCGACCCTGGGACCAGCAGCTCAGATGTCACATGTTCGTCCTGGGGCCTTTATGTTTTTGTGAGCAGTCTTGTCATAGTGGGGCTCTGTGTCCTCACAATCCTCGGGATGAGGATGAAAAAGAGACAGTCGCCTG GGAAAGCCACAGCGGGAGAAGCCAGGAGCTCGGGTCCCTCCAGCCCCCGTCACTGTGACAGTGTCTCTGTTTTGCAGGGGGACCCACCAAGGCGACATTATTTCACCAG GTCCTGCGGGCCCCACCAGATGTCACCACGGTGGCTATGGAGGAGACAGCGCCCGTGTCCCCCGGGAGGGAATGACCCGCTCACGGATCGATGGCTCCAGGAGGCAGATGTCTGA
- the TNFRSF14 gene encoding tumor necrosis factor receptor superfamily member 14 isoform X2 → MEPLRGWEPPPWSLTPKADALSQALYLLLLGSLPCALAMAPCKEEEYPVGSECCPKCSPGYRVKEACGELTGTLCVPCDPGTYTAHLNGLSECLQCRVCDPAMGLVTRQKCSRKENTVCVCDQGHFCISEDGDDCAECRPHTPCQPGQRVRARGTEWHDRMCEDCPPGTFSASGALEECQPWSTCSGPFQTQSDPGTSSSDVTCSSWGLYVFVSSLVIVGLCVLTILGMRMKKRQSPGGPTKATLFHQVLRAPPDVTTVAMEETAPVSPGRE, encoded by the exons ATGGAGCCTCTTCGAGGCTGGGAGCCGCCCCCCTGGAGCCTGACACCCAAGGCTGATGCCCTGAGCCAG GCCCTGTACCTGCTCCTCCTGGGGTCCCTCCCCTGTGCCCTGGCCATGGCCCCGTGCAAAGAGGAAGAGTATCCAGTAGGGTCCGAATGCTGTCCCAAGTGCAGCCCAG GTTACCGGGTGAAGGAGGCCTGTGGGGAGCTGACTGGCACGCTGTGTGTTCCCTGTGACCCCGGGACCTACACAGCCCACCTCAATGGCCTGAGTGAGTGTCTGCAGTGCCGAGTGTGTGACCCAG CCATGGGCCTGGTGACCAGGCAGAAGTGCTCCCGAAAAGAGAACACTGTGTGCGTCTGTGACCAGGGCCACTTCTGCATCAGTGAGGATGGGGACGACTGTGCCGAGTGCCGTCCGCACACGCCCTGCCAACCTGGCCAGAGGGTGCGGGCCAGAG GCACCGAGTGGCATGACAGGATGTGTGAAGACTGCCCTCCCGGGACCTTCTCGGCCAGTGGGGCCCTGGAGGAGTGTCAGCCCTGGAGCAC GTGTAGTGGCCCTTTCCAGACACAATCCGACCCTGGGACCAGCAGCTCAGATGTCACATGTTCGTCCTGGGGCCTTTATGTTTTTGTGAGCAGTCTTGTCATAGTGGGGCTCTGTGTCCTCACAATCCTCGGGATGAGGATGAAAAAGAGACAGTCGCCTG GGGGACCCACCAAGGCGACATTATTTCACCAG GTCCTGCGGGCCCCACCAGATGTCACCACGGTGGCTATGGAGGAGACAGCGCCCGTGTCCCCCGGGAGGGAATGA